One genomic window of Cricetulus griseus strain 17A/GY chromosome 3, alternate assembly CriGri-PICRH-1.0, whole genome shotgun sequence includes the following:
- the Scgb1a1 gene encoding uteroglobin, whose protein sequence is MKIAITITVAMLSICCISASSDTCPGFFQVLEFLFMGSESSYEAALKFYNPGSDLQNSGIQLKKLVDTLPQKTRMNIMKLSEIILTSPLCNQDLSV, encoded by the exons ATGAAGATTGCCATCACAATCACTGTTGCCATGCTATCCATCTGCTGCATCTCAG CTTCTTCAGACACCTGCCCAGGATTTTTTCAAGTCCTTGAGTTCCTCTTCATGGGCTCAGAGTCCAGTTATGAGGCAGCCCTGAAGTTTTACAACCCTGGCTCAGACCTGCAAAACTCAGGGATCCAGTTGAAGAAGCTGGTGGACACCCTCCCCCAGAAGACCAGAATGAACATCATGAAACTCTCG GAGATAATCCTAACAAGCCCTCTGTGTAATCAAGACTTAAGCGTCTAA